The segment CAGGTCGCCAACCGTGCCGTACCCAGAGAACACTGGTGGGCGGGCGGTGACAGCCCGTTGCTGATCGTACAGGGCCTGGAAGACCGTACGGCTCCTCCCTCGAATGGTCGACAGATGCAACAAACCTATGGCGACCGGGTGACACTGGTGGAGATAAGCGACGCGGGGCATCTTATGGGTTACGAGAAACCGGAAGAAACGGCCCGGGCAATCGTTGAGTTTCTCAAGCGGCATTCGCTATAGCAGATAGCCGGCCAGCAAAGTAAGCTGGGCCGGGCTGAAATTTACCCAGCATTTCATGCACTGATCAGGTTGGGTTTACTTGAACTGGAGGCTCACCTTGGGTGTCGCAGCAAGCGCCGGACAAAGCACAGGAAAAAGAACCGGAAAAAGTCCCGCGGAATCGAATCCGGCCAACGGCAATGGACAGCGACAATGGCTGCGGTTTATCACGGCGGCGAGTCTGTTCGACGGCCACGATGCAGCTATCAATATCATGCGCCGAATGCTGCAGGCTTCCGGTGTCGAAGTAATACACTTGGCCCATAACCGTTCGGTGCAGGAAGTCGTCGAAGCGGCCATCCAGGAGGACGTGGACGGTATTGCCATCAGTTCTTACCAGGGTGGTCACCTGGAGTATTTCAAGTATCTGGTGGACCAGCTCAGAGATCGCGGCGCCGGCCACATCCGTATCTTCGGTGGCGGTGGGGGCGTAATCATCCCGGCGGAGATCGCGGAACTGCACGACTACGGCGTCGAACGACTCTTCTCCCCGGCAGACGGCCAGAAAATGGGCCTGCAGGGAATGATTGACGACATTATTAAGCGCTCCCATGCTGCCAGCGGCAGGCCGGCAGCTCCACCGGCCAGCGAGCTGCCCGGTGGCGACCGGCTGCAGCTGACCCGGTTTATTACGGCGCTGGAAAACGGCAGCGTCAGCGCCGAGCAGCTTGAGCTGCTGCGCGGATTGGCGGACCAGGCCGCTGCCACCCCGGTCCTGGGAATAACGGGTACTGGCGGTGCCGGTAAATCCTCGCTTACCGACGAACTGGTCAGTCGCTTTCGCCAGGACAGTAATGACAAGGTCTCAATCGCTATTCTGGCCATTGACCCCACCAGAAGAAAGACAGGTGGCGCCCTGCTCGGCGATCGTATCCGCATGAACGCCATCAACCACCCAAGTCTGTTCATGCGCTCCATCGCAACCCGTCGGGCCGGTGCGGAGATCCCGGAGAACCTGCAAGCCATTATAGACGCCACGAAAGCGTCCGGCTTCGATCTGACAATCGTCGAGACACCAGGGATTGGCCAGGGCGACGCCGGTATCGTACCGTTTGTAGACTGCTCCCTGTATGTGATGACGCCTGAGTTCGGCGCCGCCAGCCAACTGGAAAAAATAGACATGCTGGATTTCGCCGATCTGTTCGCCATCAACAAATTCGACCGCCAGGGCGGCGAGGACGCGATCAGGGATGTCAGCAAGCAGGTACAACGTAACCGTGCGGCCTTCGATCTGAGCCCTGACGCTATGCCAGTCTTTGGCACCATCGCATCAAAGTTCAATGACGACGGTGTCACCGCCCTGTATCAGGCCCTGGCCGCAGAGCTTCAGCAGCACGGACTGAAAGACTTCGAGCGCCATTTAAAACCTGTCAGTACAAAAACCTCCACCCAGCGCACAGTCATTATCCCGGCTCAGCACAAACGCTACCTGGCGGAAATTGCGGAAACCGTGCGCGGATACCGCAACGAGGTGGAAGCGCAGTCCCGTCTGGCGAGGGAACGTCAGCAACTGCAGGCATCCTGTGCCATGCTGGCACAGGCGGGCCATAGCCCGCATGAGCTGGAATCCTTGATCGCTCAGCGCGAGCAGTCCTTGAGTCCAGAGGCAAGAAAGGCGCTGGCGGCGTGGCCGGAAATCCAGGCAAGTTATGGCGGCAGTGAACTGGTCGTGCAGGTCAGGGATCGGGAAATCCGGACCGCGTTGAAACAGACTACTCTGTCGGGAACTGCCATCCCCCGGGTTGCCCTGCCCCGTTATCACGATGAAGGCGATCTGTTGAGCTGGTTGATGCTGGAGAACCTGCCCGGCTATTTTCCCTTCACCGCCGGCGTCTTCCCGTTTAAACGCGAGGAAGAGGACCCTACCCGCATGTTTGCCGGTGAAGGGGACGCCTTCCGCACCAATCGGCGTTTCAAACAGCTGTCAGAGCACTCGGAGGCCAAGCGCCTGTCCACTGCCTTCGACTCGGTGACGCTGTACGGTTTCGATCCTGACGAGCGCCCGGATATCTACGGCAAAGTGGGCAACTCCGGTGTGTCTATTGCCACCCTCGATGACATGAAAGCTCTGTACCAGGGTTTCGACCTCTGTCACCCGACCACCTCCGTATCCATGACGATCAACGGCCCGGCGCCCACCCTGCTTGCCATGTTCCTGAATACCGCCATCGATCAGCAGCTGGAAAAATTCAGCGCCGCGTGCGGCAGGCAGCCGGACGAGAAAGAGACCCGGGAGATTACCGCCCGGGCCCTTGGAAGCGTCAGAGGCACAGTACAGGCGGATATTCTCAAGGAGGATCAGGGCCAGAACACCTGCATCTTCTCGACGGAGTTCAGCCTCAAGCTGATGGGGGACATTCAGGAATATTTTATAAGCCGGGACATTCGCAACTTCTACTCGGCCTCCATCTCCGGTTATCACATCGCCGAAGCCGGTGCCAACCCGATCTCGCAGCTGGCCTTCACCCTGGCCAACGGCTTCACTTTCGTGGAAGCTTATCTGGCCCGGGGCATGAAGATCGACGACTTTGCCCGTAATCTTTCCTTCTTTTTTTCCAATGGCATGGATCCGGAGTATACGGTCATGGGGCGCGTGGCACGGCGGATCTGGGCCACGGCCATGCGCTACAAGTACGGGGCCAACGAACGCAGCCAGAAACTGAAGTACCACATCCAGACCTCAGGCCGGTCATTGCACGCCCAGGAAATGGCCTTCAATGATATACGCACCACCCTGCAGGCACTGATCGCCATTTACGACAACTGCAACAGCCTGCACACCAATGCCTACGACGAGGCGATTACCACGCCCACCGATGAATCGGTACGGCGGGCGATGGCAATTCAACTGGTCATTAACAAGGAATGGGGGCTGGCAAAAACCGAGAACCCCAACCAGGGCGCTTTCATCATCGAGGAGCTGACTGATCTGGTGGAGGAAGCGGTACTGTTGGAATTTGAGCGCCTGTCCGATCGGGGCGGGGTTCTGGGCGCCATGGAGACCGGGTACCAGCGCGGCAGAATCCAGGACGAATCCATGCACTACGAACACAGGAAGCATGACGGCAGCCTGCCGATTGTCGGGGTCAACACCTTTCTCAGCGCCAATGCCGAACCGGCAGGTTCTGAAATTACCCTGGCCAGATCCACAACCCGGGAGAAAGACAGCCAGATCGAACGGTTACGGGATTTTCAGGCCCGCAATCGCCCGCAGTGTGAGGAGGCGCTGCAAAGTCTCAGACTGGCAGTGGCTGACAATGCGAACGTCTTCGCTGAATTGATGCAGGCAGTAAGGTACTGTTCACTCGGTCAGATTACCGACACGTTCTTCGAGGTCGGAGGACAGTATCGGCGCACCATGTAACCGCCGCTACAATGACCAGCAGGCGTGCCTGAGTACAGGCCGCAAAAAAACCGCCACCAACGGCTGTAACCCTATGCAACAACCAGTACTAACGCTGGAAAACATCAGCAAGAAGTACGGCGACTTCACCGCCGTGGACAAGGTGAATCTGCAGATCCCGCGGGGATCTGTGTACGGCTTCCTGGGGCCCAATGGGGCCGGCAAAACCACGACGATTCGCATGATCCTGGATATTATTCAGCCCACCTCAGGGCGCATTTCCATACTGGGCCATCAGTCGGCACAGGCGGTGCGGCAGCGCATTGGTTACCTGCCGGAAGAGAAAGGCCTGTACAAGAAAATGAAAGTGGCCAGCCTGATCGCCTACTTCGCAAGACTCAAGGGGATGGCGAAGCAGGACGCCGAGCGCCAGGCGGAGGCATTGCTGCGTCAGTACGGGCTGATCGAGTTCTGCGATGCCCGCATCGAATCCCTCTCCAAGGGTATGTCCCAGAAGGTCCAGGTACTGGCGTCGGTGGCACACGAACCCGAACTGGTGATCCTCGATGAACCCTTCTCCGGACTGGACCCGGTCAACCAGCAGGTGCTGGAAGACCTGATAAAGAATCTGAGTGCGAACGGCCAGACGGTGATTTTTTCCACCCATATCATGGCCCATGCAGAGCGGCTGTGTGATCAGATACTGCTCATCGCTGGCGGACGAAAAGTATTCGACGGAACCGTCTCGGAAGCCAAGGCACTGGTGCCTCGCCGGGTGCTGCTGGAAACTGCCGGGGATGTGGCCGGGTTGGCCAGACTGGACTCCGTGGCCAGGATCACAGCCTCCGAGACCGAGCCGGGCACTGTCCCCCATTGGGTAGTGGAAATCACCAATAACGCCCAACCCCAGGATATTCTCAAATACTGCTTTGATGCGGGCATTCCACTCAGCCGTTTCGAGTACGCCGAGCCCAGTCTGCACGACGTATTCGTAGACCTGGTAGGGGCTGAAGCCAGGGAGCAGCGACTGCGATGAATGTTATTCGAATCATCGCCTGGCGTGAATTCATGGAGAATGTCCGCACCAGGGGATTCTGGATCGGTATCCTGTTACTGCCGGTCATGGTTATCGGCATCTACCTGATTCAATCATCGCTGGCGAGTGCAACGCCGACCCGTTACTACATGCTGATAGACCAGACCGGCCGTTACCAGGACACGGTGGAGTCCGCCATCGAACTGGAACATCAGCGCCAGGTTCTCCAGGCGTTCGTCAACTATCTGCTGGACAACCGCAAAGAAAGAGACCTGGAACTCACCGCCGCTGACGCCAGATCCGCGGCAGACCAGCTCGTAGACGACGTAGGTGCAGACGAGGCCGCAGCCCTGAACGAATGGATCGAAGCCGGGGGCCTGGATTTCGCCCTGACCATGTCGACGCCCTACCTGCGGGAAGACGCACCACCCTTCGAGAGTCCGCGCCGCACCTTTATTCAAGCCCCGATGCCCGACGGCATCGACCTTAACGCCAGCCCGGAACAACTTGTCGGCCAGCTGAGGCCCCTTCTGAGCGGCGAACAACGGGTGTCCGTGGATGGCAATAGTGGTGAACTGTTTGCCCTGATCCTGGTGCCCGCCGATATTGACGACCACGTCATGCGTCCCGGTGTGATGCCGGTTGCCGGCCAGGCTCCGCGTACCGGCATTCAGTACTGGAGCCGCAATCTGGCCGATACGCGGCTTCCGAATGCCGTAGAGCGCAGTCTCAACTCCAGAATTCGCGATGAGGAGTTCGCTAACAGCGGTCTCAATACGCAGTTGATCCGCTCTATTCAGCGCACCCGATTGCCACTCAGCAAACTTGACCCCCTTGCCAGTGAAGGGGAGGAAGCGGTGAGCATGGCCGATACCTTTCGGCAGTTTGCCCCGATGGGCTTTGTGTACTTCATGTTTCTGGCCCTGATGCAGAGCGTTCAGTACCTGCTGACCAACACCATCGAAGAAAAATCCAATCGTATCCTTGAGGTCCTGCTGGCTTCGGTAACACCGAATGAGCTGCTGATGGGCAAATTGCTGGGCATCGGGCTGAGCAGCCTGACCACGCTGGCAGCCTGGCTGCTGACCCTGTTTCTGTTTCTGAATTTATACGACAGCGCGGAAACCAGCGCCATCGTGCAGATTATCGGCGTTGCCCTGAGTTCCGACCTGGTCCCGTGGTTTATTTTTTACTGCCTGGCCGGCTACGCTTTGTACTCCGGCATCTTCCTGGCCATCGGCAGTCTCTGCAACACGCTCAAGGAGGCGCAGGGCATGATGGTGCCGGTGCTCGTCACCATGATGATACCGATTACCATTACGCCCTTCGTGGTCATGGACCCCAATGGCAGTCTGTTCAGAATGCTCTCCTGGTTCCCGCCATTCACTCCGTTCCTGATGATGAACCGGGCAGCCGCCAATCCACCGCTGCTGGATCTGATCGGTACCACACTAGTGCTGCTGTTCAGCATTTTTCTGGTGCTTTGGCTGTCGGGGCGGGTTTTCAGACAGGGCCTGCTGCGGACCGGCCAGCCACCACGGGTGATTGAGTTGCTGCGGATGCTACGCGGCGGTCACTGATCGAGGGAAGCGTCGCTGTTCAGCTCATAGGTGTAGCCAATGACTGACTCCACATGGGCCGGTTGCAGAGATCTATACAGCGTATTGGCAGCCAGGTTGGCATGCTCCGTGCCAAGCCAGGCCTCCTGACAGCCCCGTCCCCTGGCGGATTCCAGCAGGAAAGTCATCAGTGCCTTACCGACACCCCGGCGCCTGAAATTGACACAGGTGTCCACTTCATCGATGTAAAGCCAGCGGAAATCCTCATAGGGTTTACGCTCTATACGCGCCGCGGCGATACCGCCAAGTTCGGGCGGATCTTCACCCACAAACGCGGCGACAAACAGGTGGTCATCGTCGGCAAGATAAGTGCGCAACGCGTCCACCTGGTAACCGTCGATATCGTTTCCGGCATCCCACTGCGCCGTATTTATGCGTTGTGTCAACAGCTCCAGGTCGTCTGACCCGACTATCCGCCTGACCTGTATCTTCACTGCCCAGTCCCTCCTTCGCCGCTACCAGGCTTCAAAAGTTTCTGCCGCCAATGGAAGACTCACTATTCCCGGGCGGCCGACAGGAAAGCCCACAGTGGACACAGCGACGAGTAAAAAAATTAAGGAAAAATCCCTTCACGAAAAATTGTTTGCCACAGCGGGGACAGGCCCGGATGACCATATCTACGGCAAAAACCGCGTACACCGCCATATAGACAAACATGAGCGTGGTGACACTGCGACGTTCATTCAACAACATGAGCAGAACAAGGATGTAGAGGGGAAGCGTGTAAAAGCAGACCATCAGCCGGCTGCGCGCTCGTTCGATTCTGCGCAGTTGCTCTTTGAGCTGCCGACTTTCTTCTTCTGATTGCCCGGTTTCCGGCTCTTTACCGTTGTCGACTGTCACTGACTGGTTGCTCTCGATAGTCTCGTAAGTCAGGCGATCCGGGAAATTCGTCAGTCCCGGGAGCCGGGCTCAACGCCATTCTGCACAGCGGGCTCGCCTGGGAGCCGGAGAGTGCCTATAATCGACGACTCTCTCCCTGGCTCAGGGTCAGTCAACAATCTTAGCGTTTCCACAGGACTAAAGCTATGGAACGGAGTTCCTCACAGACCCGAAACTGTCTCGTCACCCTGCCCGCTTCGCCAGTGCAATTCTCCTCATGCTGACTGTGCGTCTGAAAAAGGGCCGGGAAGCCTCATTGCTGCGTCATCACCCCTGGGTATTCTCCGGTGCAATCGAGTCGGTGGAAGGCAAGCAGACAGCGGGCGAGCCGGCAGAGGTGGTCAGTCACGACCACAAACCCCTGGGTGTAGGCGCCTATTCTCCCCAGTCACAGTTACGCGTGCGTCTGTTCAGCTTCCAGGCCACCGGCATCGATCGCGCCTTTTTTCGCACTACCCTGACCAGGGCGCTGGCTAAACGGGACAGCCTGCTTAATAACAGCGAGCGCACTGCCTGTCGCCTGGTATTCGGAGAATCGGATCACCTGCCGGGACTGGTGGTGGACAAGTACGGTGATTACCTGGTGTGCCAGTTTCTGTTTGCCGGGCTGGAGCCCTGGAAAACCGATCTGGTCGAATTGCTGGCTGAACTGACCGGCTGTCGGGGTATCTTTGAACGATCCGACACGGCGGCGCGTAAAAGAGAAGGTCTGGAACCCAGTGAAGGCCTGCTGTGGGGGGAACCACCCCCGGAAACCCTGTTGATTCGCGAAAATGGCCTGCAACTGGAGGTCGATGTCAGGAGCGGGCAGAAAACCGGTTTCTACCTGGACCAGGCCGACAATCGCCAGGTTATCAGGCCCTACTGCCAGGGCCGGGAGGTACTCAATTGTTTCGCCTATACCGGCGCCTTCTCCCTGACCGCACTGGCCGCCGGTGCCAGGCGGGTAACCAGCGTCGATTCGTCCCGACCTGCACTTGCCATACTGCAGCGTAATATCCATCACAATGGCCTTGACGAAAACCGTCACGCCACTGTAGAGGCTAAAGTCGGTAACCTGTTAAGAGAATGGCAGACGCAGGGCCGGCAGGCCGATCTGGTGATCCTGGATCCGCCAAAGTTTGCCGAACAGAAGTCCCAGGTCATGAAGGCAGCCCGGGCCTACAAGGATCTGGCGATGCAGGCGGTGAAACTTATTTCGCCGGGAGGCTTTCTGGTCACCTTCTCCTGTTCGGGCGCCATCGACCTGAAGCTGTTTCAAAAAATTACCGCCGACGCTTTTCTCGACGCCGGCCGTGAGGGCGAAATCGTCGATTATCTGCATCAGTCTGCCGACCACCCGATTGCCCTGGCGTTCCCCGAGAGCCAATACCTCAAGGGTCTGATCTGTCGTGTCAACGACCAGGGGACCTCTCCTCAATAACCAGCTGACCCTGAAAAATCCGCCGGCAAAGCCCGCCTGCTGTCGGTCTGTAACAAGAGCAGACCATTGCTGCACACTACGCCCGGCGGCATTGTCCGCCTGACCGTCGCGGTTCCGCAGGATCTGTGCGGAGAATCTTTACGCAACGGGTTTTTCCCGCGCCGTCACCGGGCGCCCGCCTGCAGGCCGAACTCCAGCACCAGCCAGCCGTCTTCGTCCGGCTCGCCAGCTTGTGATTCACCAGTCCCCAGTTGTGCAGGGTCCAGTTCTCCTCCCGCCAGCAGGAAATCCCTGATGGCAGTAACACGGGCTTCGGCGAGCGCTTTCAGCTGCTGATCAGAGACGGACTCCGCGGCAGTCAGACGGCTGCGAAGGTCCTCCACGTAGGCCTGCACATCCGGCTGGCGGCTGGACAAGGGTTCACCGGTCAATGGATTAGTCACGGTGGTCTCAATGTAATTGGCCGCCTGCAACTCCGCCGGAGAGGGAGTCAGACCAGCCTCCAGGTACAGGGCTTCCAGGGCCGCGAGACGCCGGTCAGTTAGCGACGATTCCTGATCCGGCAATTCTTCGATACGGGCATTCACCTTCTCGATCATCAGGCTTTCCTGCAGTGCCTGACGATCGGCTTCCCCCGCCAGCAGCGGTAATTCCAGCACCAGCTCAGGCCGCTGCGCCAGAGCCTGACGCAGCTGGTCCAGCACCTGGCGTTCCGGCGGTGCGAGAGCAGCCCGGCCGGCCTGAAATTTTATGTTGCTGATATCGTCTTCCTGCCCCCCCACCAGTGAGCCCAGCAGCCGGAACGGCGCAGTCACCAGGTTGGTCAGCACATTGGTGAGAGCCCGGCGTATTGCCGGCCCCAGGTTAAACTCCGGGCTGTTGACATCGCCGCTGACTGGAACTTCCAGATCGATTACTCCCCGGCTGTCTTTAAGCAGGGCCATTGCCAGATCCAGGGGCAGGTCCATGGCGTCAGGATGCTCAACCCGCGCACCGAGGCTCAGGTCACGCAACACCACCTGATTATTAGCCGTCAATTGACCGGCCTCCATGAGGTAGGAGAGATCCACGTCCATGTTGCCACTGGCGATTTCACGACCGGCGAACTTAATAACATAGGGTGTCAGTGGCGGCAGGTCCAGATTGCGAAACTGCAGCTCGATGCGACTCTGCTCCGTAATCGCGAAGGGATTGAAACTGCTGTCCAGCTGCACCAGGCCGTATTCATCCACATTCCCTTCCAGGATGAATTCAATAGGCTGACTGGACGGCGCCGAGAAACCCTCGGCCGTGCCTGCCAGTTCACGGATGTCGGCGGCAAACGGAATCGGCAGGTTCAGGTCGGTGAAATGAGACGCGCCGTTGGCTACCTGGATCCGGCCAATGGTCAGTGTCACGGGTAATGCCGCTGTGACGGCGGCGGTGTCGGCGTTAGTGTCGGCGTTAGTGCCGGTCGTTGCTTCCAAGGTTGTAGCGGCGGCGGTCGCGGCGACTTCAGAACCTGAGGTATCGGTTTGCCTGGCGAGCTGGCCGACATTGGTGCTGCCGTCTTCGTCAATCAAAACCCGCGCATAGGGGGAATCGAAAACCAGCTCGGAAATGTCCAGCGAGTTCCCGGCCAGGGAAAAGCTCACCCCGGTTACCGCTAATTCTGCCAGACTGACCAGAGTTTCCTGTAACCGCTGATCCGCCACCGAGAGCTCACGCAGCTGAACATCGCCCCGATAGGAAAAGGGTTCGTCGCCGCTCACCCGCAGCTCGCTCTGAAATTCCAGCAGTGCGCTTTCCAGCTGCACCAGTGCATATTCACCGATATAGGGCTGCAGCACCGTCAGATCCAGCGCTGCCAGCGAGGCGCTGGCGTTCAGAACCGGTTCCGGCAGGGCACCCACTTCACCCTGCACCTGCAGTTCGCCACCGGAATCGAAGGCCACGCTGACCTGCAGCGGGAACAGGGCCTCTGCCTGATTGCTCAGATCGGTCAGTTCCACATTCAGCTGGACGCCGAACTGGCCGGGTGTCTCCAGGCTGCGGTCGCTGAATGTCACCCGATTATCCACCAGCACCAGGCGCTCCAGGCTGAGTTCCCAGGGGGCCCCGGCACTGGCCTGATCGGCAGCCGGTGTTGTCGGGCCAGCGTCAGCGTCGCCGGTCATGGCAGCGATCATCTGCTGCAGGTTGATCTGCCCATCGGCCTCACGGGACACTGCCAGCTCGACCTGGTCCAGTTGCAGGCTTTCCAGTTCCACGCGATTGTCTGGTATGGCTACACGGCCGTTGCTCACCTGGAGACGACCGGCGGTCAGAAAGGGCTGGGGCTGTCCCGCCTGCACAGCGGCC is part of the Gammaproteobacteria bacterium genome and harbors:
- a CDS encoding class I SAM-dependent rRNA methyltransferase, which codes for MLTVRLKKGREASLLRHHPWVFSGAIESVEGKQTAGEPAEVVSHDHKPLGVGAYSPQSQLRVRLFSFQATGIDRAFFRTTLTRALAKRDSLLNNSERTACRLVFGESDHLPGLVVDKYGDYLVCQFLFAGLEPWKTDLVELLAELTGCRGIFERSDTAARKREGLEPSEGLLWGEPPPETLLIRENGLQLEVDVRSGQKTGFYLDQADNRQVIRPYCQGREVLNCFAYTGAFSLTALAAGARRVTSVDSSRPALAILQRNIHHNGLDENRHATVEAKVGNLLREWQTQGRQADLVILDPPKFAEQKSQVMKAARAYKDLAMQAVKLISPGGFLVTFSCSGAIDLKLFQKITADAFLDAGREGEIVDYLHQSADHPIALAFPESQYLKGLICRVNDQGTSPQ
- a CDS encoding methylmalonyl-CoA mutase family protein, with translation MRFITAASLFDGHDAAINIMRRMLQASGVEVIHLAHNRSVQEVVEAAIQEDVDGIAISSYQGGHLEYFKYLVDQLRDRGAGHIRIFGGGGGVIIPAEIAELHDYGVERLFSPADGQKMGLQGMIDDIIKRSHAASGRPAAPPASELPGGDRLQLTRFITALENGSVSAEQLELLRGLADQAAATPVLGITGTGGAGKSSLTDELVSRFRQDSNDKVSIAILAIDPTRRKTGGALLGDRIRMNAINHPSLFMRSIATRRAGAEIPENLQAIIDATKASGFDLTIVETPGIGQGDAGIVPFVDCSLYVMTPEFGAASQLEKIDMLDFADLFAINKFDRQGGEDAIRDVSKQVQRNRAAFDLSPDAMPVFGTIASKFNDDGVTALYQALAAELQQHGLKDFERHLKPVSTKTSTQRTVIIPAQHKRYLAEIAETVRGYRNEVEAQSRLARERQQLQASCAMLAQAGHSPHELESLIAQREQSLSPEARKALAAWPEIQASYGGSELVVQVRDREIRTALKQTTLSGTAIPRVALPRYHDEGDLLSWLMLENLPGYFPFTAGVFPFKREEEDPTRMFAGEGDAFRTNRRFKQLSEHSEAKRLSTAFDSVTLYGFDPDERPDIYGKVGNSGVSIATLDDMKALYQGFDLCHPTTSVSMTINGPAPTLLAMFLNTAIDQQLEKFSAACGRQPDEKETREITARALGSVRGTVQADILKEDQGQNTCIFSTEFSLKLMGDIQEYFISRDIRNFYSASISGYHIAEAGANPISQLAFTLANGFTFVEAYLARGMKIDDFARNLSFFFSNGMDPEYTVMGRVARRIWATAMRYKYGANERSQKLKYHIQTSGRSLHAQEMAFNDIRTTLQALIAIYDNCNSLHTNAYDEAITTPTDESVRRAMAIQLVINKEWGLAKTENPNQGAFIIEELTDLVEEAVLLEFERLSDRGGVLGAMETGYQRGRIQDESMHYEHRKHDGSLPIVGVNTFLSANAEPAGSEITLARSTTREKDSQIERLRDFQARNRPQCEEALQSLRLAVADNANVFAELMQAVRYCSLGQITDTFFEVGGQYRRTM
- a CDS encoding DUF748 domain-containing protein, with protein sequence MRPVKEILKNIPKPAWWCAGVLVVYSLTGFFGVPWLAERQLRSITDQRLGLTTEVESIYFNPFTFYARVDGLQVVDRTTGPLLEMQTLTANVQPTRLALLRLQLAELSVQSLQFYFERDQDGLDTVSRLAQTWSATATGPAAPPELQPEEASEPFPFQLENISLTDINLSIRDEVPVTPFETTLTLTDARIANLSSLRDSEGSNVLTFDFEDQARLGWRGELQLNPPLFTGELNLENFSLGVVSRYLQDTLPLTLDSGRLNAGLDYRLDLSGEQLVLALDQVQLSVSDLAAVQAGQPQPFLTAGRLQVSNGRVAIPDNRVELESLQLDQVELAVSREADGQINLQQMIAAMTGDADAGPTTPAADQASAGAPWELSLERLVLVDNRVTFSDRSLETPGQFGVQLNVELTDLSNQAEALFPLQVSVAFDSGGELQVQGEVGALPEPVLNASASLAALDLTVLQPYIGEYALVQLESALLEFQSELRVSGDEPFSYRGDVQLRELSVADQRLQETLVSLAELAVTGVSFSLAGNSLDISELVFDSPYARVLIDEDGSTNVGQLARQTDTSGSEVAATAAATTLEATTGTNADTNADTAAVTAALPVTLTIGRIQVANGASHFTDLNLPIPFAADIRELAGTAEGFSAPSSQPIEFILEGNVDEYGLVQLDSSFNPFAITEQSRIELQFRNLDLPPLTPYVIKFAGREIASGNMDVDLSYLMEAGQLTANNQVVLRDLSLGARVEHPDAMDLPLDLAMALLKDSRGVIDLEVPVSGDVNSPEFNLGPAIRRALTNVLTNLVTAPFRLLGSLVGGQEDDISNIKFQAGRAALAPPERQVLDQLRQALAQRPELVLELPLLAGEADRQALQESLMIEKVNARIEELPDQESSLTDRRLAALEALYLEAGLTPSPAELQAANYIETTVTNPLTGEPLSSRQPDVQAYVEDLRSRLTAAESVSDQQLKALAEARVTAIRDFLLAGGELDPAQLGTGESQAGEPDEDGWLVLEFGLQAGAR
- a CDS encoding ABC transporter permease — protein: MNVIRIIAWREFMENVRTRGFWIGILLLPVMVIGIYLIQSSLASATPTRYYMLIDQTGRYQDTVESAIELEHQRQVLQAFVNYLLDNRKERDLELTAADARSAADQLVDDVGADEAAALNEWIEAGGLDFALTMSTPYLREDAPPFESPRRTFIQAPMPDGIDLNASPEQLVGQLRPLLSGEQRVSVDGNSGELFALILVPADIDDHVMRPGVMPVAGQAPRTGIQYWSRNLADTRLPNAVERSLNSRIRDEEFANSGLNTQLIRSIQRTRLPLSKLDPLASEGEEAVSMADTFRQFAPMGFVYFMFLALMQSVQYLLTNTIEEKSNRILEVLLASVTPNELLMGKLLGIGLSSLTTLAAWLLTLFLFLNLYDSAETSAIVQIIGVALSSDLVPWFIFYCLAGYALYSGIFLAIGSLCNTLKEAQGMMVPVLVTMMIPITITPFVVMDPNGSLFRMLSWFPPFTPFLMMNRAAANPPLLDLIGTTLVLLFSIFLVLWLSGRVFRQGLLRTGQPPRVIELLRMLRGGH
- a CDS encoding ATP-binding cassette domain-containing protein, giving the protein MQQPVLTLENISKKYGDFTAVDKVNLQIPRGSVYGFLGPNGAGKTTTIRMILDIIQPTSGRISILGHQSAQAVRQRIGYLPEEKGLYKKMKVASLIAYFARLKGMAKQDAERQAEALLRQYGLIEFCDARIESLSKGMSQKVQVLASVAHEPELVILDEPFSGLDPVNQQVLEDLIKNLSANGQTVIFSTHIMAHAERLCDQILLIAGGRKVFDGTVSEAKALVPRRVLLETAGDVAGLARLDSVARITASETEPGTVPHWVVEITNNAQPQDILKYCFDAGIPLSRFEYAEPSLHDVFVDLVGAEAREQRLR
- a CDS encoding GNAT family N-acetyltransferase, whose amino-acid sequence is MKIQVRRIVGSDDLELLTQRINTAQWDAGNDIDGYQVDALRTYLADDDHLFVAAFVGEDPPELGGIAAARIERKPYEDFRWLYIDEVDTCVNFRRRGVGKALMTFLLESARGRGCQEAWLGTEHANLAANTLYRSLQPAHVESVIGYTYELNSDASLDQ